One genomic region from Ornithinicoccus hortensis encodes:
- a CDS encoding putative baseplate assembly protein, with amino-acid sequence MVLPAPDLDDRRFQQLVDDAKRLVQQRCPAWTDHNVSDPGVTLIEAFAQMVDQLIYRLNRVPDRNYVKFLEMIGVELRSAAAARGPVTFWLSAPQPQPVLVRAGSEVATPRTDVQEPLVFSTVQDLEIVPCSFAASAVRTVGGNPAETTRALGSDQGFACFSRSPEVGDELLVGLSDPVPSCAVLIRMDCTVAGVGVDPRRPPLVWEAWQGSDWVACQVDSDGTGGLNRPGDIVLHVPDTHQASVIARHRAGWLRCRLVEAEPDQPTYSASPRIMGIEAVTVGGTTGYVHAEVVGQEDLGRSDGTPGQRMPLRRHPVVPSDDPVVVEVVGDSGTELWEQVAHFAASGAEDRHFRLDAYAGEVQFGPAVRQADGGLRHYGAVPPRGAAVRVSGYRCGGGRRGNVATGQIRVLKSSVPYVGRVENRSAAVGGADPETLEDAKVRGPMLLRSRGRAVTAEDFEELAHEVAPDLARVQCVTSQEPEEAGGVRLLVVPHVSSDPVGRVDRVELDPPETMLQRISESLETRRLIGTRVLVTPPDYVWVTAVVSVTARPQHDPQEVRDAVLQALYRHFHPLRGGPDGTGWPFGRHVQAHELHAALAGVPGVDMSEEISIALFPAEAGSGRREKAVQRVDLGPTSLVYSYEHQVRVR; translated from the coding sequence GTGGTACTCCCCGCCCCCGACCTGGACGACCGCCGCTTCCAGCAACTCGTCGACGACGCCAAGCGGCTGGTGCAGCAACGTTGCCCCGCATGGACCGACCACAACGTGTCCGACCCCGGCGTGACACTCATCGAGGCGTTCGCGCAGATGGTCGACCAACTGATCTACCGGTTGAACCGGGTGCCGGACCGCAACTACGTGAAGTTCCTGGAGATGATCGGGGTCGAGCTGCGGTCGGCCGCAGCGGCCCGGGGGCCGGTGACCTTCTGGTTGTCCGCCCCGCAGCCGCAACCGGTCCTCGTGCGCGCCGGCTCCGAGGTGGCCACGCCGCGCACCGACGTGCAGGAACCGCTGGTCTTCAGCACCGTGCAGGACCTGGAGATCGTGCCCTGCTCGTTCGCCGCCTCGGCGGTGCGCACGGTCGGCGGGAACCCCGCCGAGACGACCCGCGCGCTGGGCAGCGACCAGGGCTTCGCCTGCTTCTCCCGGTCGCCCGAGGTCGGCGACGAGCTGCTGGTCGGGCTCTCCGACCCGGTCCCGTCCTGCGCCGTGCTGATCCGGATGGACTGCACCGTGGCGGGGGTCGGGGTGGACCCGCGCCGGCCGCCGCTGGTGTGGGAGGCGTGGCAGGGCAGCGACTGGGTCGCCTGCCAGGTCGACAGCGACGGGACCGGTGGGCTGAACCGCCCCGGCGACATCGTGCTGCACGTCCCGGACACCCACCAGGCCTCGGTGATCGCCCGGCACCGGGCCGGCTGGCTGCGCTGCCGGTTGGTCGAGGCGGAGCCGGACCAGCCCACCTACAGCGCCTCCCCCCGGATCATGGGCATCGAGGCGGTCACCGTCGGCGGCACCACCGGCTACGTGCACGCCGAGGTCGTGGGCCAGGAGGACCTCGGCCGCTCCGACGGCACCCCGGGTCAGCGGATGCCGCTGCGGCGCCACCCGGTGGTGCCCTCCGACGACCCCGTGGTCGTCGAGGTGGTCGGTGACTCCGGGACCGAGCTGTGGGAGCAGGTCGCCCACTTCGCCGCCTCGGGGGCCGAGGACCGCCACTTCCGTCTCGACGCGTATGCCGGGGAGGTCCAGTTCGGGCCCGCGGTCCGGCAGGCTGACGGCGGGCTGCGCCACTACGGCGCGGTGCCCCCGCGGGGGGCCGCCGTGCGGGTCAGCGGCTACCGCTGCGGCGGTGGGCGGCGGGGCAACGTCGCCACCGGCCAGATCCGGGTGCTGAAGTCCAGCGTGCCCTACGTCGGGCGGGTCGAGAACCGGTCCGCCGCGGTCGGCGGGGCCGACCCGGAGACGCTGGAGGACGCCAAGGTGCGCGGCCCCATGCTGCTCCGGTCGCGCGGGCGGGCGGTGACCGCCGAGGACTTCGAGGAGCTGGCGCACGAGGTGGCCCCCGACCTGGCCCGGGTCCAGTGCGTCACCAGCCAGGAGCCCGAGGAGGCCGGCGGGGTGCGGTTGCTGGTGGTGCCGCACGTCTCCAGCGACCCGGTCGGCCGGGTCGACCGGGTCGAGCTGGACCCTCCCGAGACGATGCTGCAACGGATCAGCGAGAGCCTGGAGACCCGCCGGCTGATCGGCACCCGGGTGCTGGTCACGCCCCCGGACTACGTGTGGGTGACGGCGGTGGTGAGCGTGACGGCCCGCCCGCAACACGACCCGCAGGAGGTCCGCGACGCGGTGCTGCAGGCGCTCTACCGGCACTTCCACCCACTGCGCGGGGGCCCGGACGGCACCGGGTGGCCGTTCGGCCGGCACGTGCAGGCGCACGAGCTGCATGCCGCCCTGGCCGGGGTGCCGGGGGTCGACATGTCCGAGGAGATCAGCATCGCGCTGTTCCCGGCCGAGGCCGGCAGCGGGCGGCGGGAGAAGGCCGTGCAGCGGGTCGACCTCGGCCCCACGTCGCTGGTCTACTCCTACGAGCACCAGGTCCGGGTGCGCTGA
- a CDS encoding phage tail protein: protein MRGTVTGLVSPHPLGETLPGLYAEDAFAQGLCAGLDEVLAPVIGTLDNLPAYLDLATAPDDLVPWLAHWVGMSVQASMPVERQRELLQSAVDLQGWLGTPRGVQLSLEALFGATAVVEESGGSAWSTDPHAALPGEPVPSVTVRVSGVGPGVESDRVEAVVAAVTPAHVLRHVEVSP, encoded by the coding sequence ATGCGCGGCACCGTCACCGGCCTGGTCTCCCCGCACCCGCTGGGCGAGACGCTGCCGGGCCTGTATGCCGAGGACGCGTTCGCCCAGGGGCTGTGCGCCGGGCTCGACGAGGTCCTGGCGCCGGTCATCGGCACGCTGGACAACCTGCCCGCCTACCTGGACCTGGCCACCGCCCCCGACGACCTGGTGCCGTGGCTGGCGCACTGGGTCGGCATGTCGGTGCAGGCCTCGATGCCGGTGGAGCGGCAACGGGAGCTGCTGCAGTCGGCCGTCGACCTGCAGGGTTGGCTCGGCACGCCCCGGGGTGTCCAGCTGTCCCTGGAGGCGCTCTTCGGGGCCACCGCGGTCGTCGAGGAGTCCGGTGGGTCCGCGTGGTCCACCGACCCGCACGCCGCCCTCCCCGGGGAGCCGGTGCCCTCGGTGACCGTGCGGGTCAGCGGGGTCGGTCCCGGTGTGGAGAGCGACCGGGTCGAGGCGGTCGTGGCCGCGGTCACCCCGGCGCACGTGCTGCGGCACGTCGAGGTATCGCCCTAG